TTTCTGACAATGCACGCTGTGGCCGGAACCCCTGCACCGATCCTGATGAAATTAGCTACTCACAAAGACTTGGCCACAACTCAGCGCTACATTGATATAGCGGATGCTGATTTACTGGCAGCTGCTGATAAAACAGAAAGTCTGATTCAGCAGCAACTCAGGACTGTACCCTAATAGCTAGAAATGCTGTCTCCTCAGGGCATTCTTGCAAACCATTGTTGCTGTTCGATGCCCTTGAGCCAGCTTGCAGAAGAATCCTGATAGATGTGTTTGGTAGGAGTCAATTGTTCACGCTGATTGAGAAATCCCATCCGAATGATGAATCTCGTTTTGTTTTCATCAGCTGCGTAGAGGCTTGTCCCACAGACACCACAAAAACCTTGCACACGTTTTCTTCCACTTTCTGCCATCTTAATGTATTCGTTGGGTTCTCCCTCTACAGTGACGTTCTCAGCTGCGGAGGGGATCCCTGTTCTACAGGGCCCGCCTGCTAGTATCTGACAATCTACACAATGACAGGTCATTGCTGTTGCTGGATCTACTTCAGCAGTCAGGGTGATTTTGCCGCAGTGGCAGCTTC
This genomic window from SAR324 cluster bacterium contains:
- a CDS encoding GFA family protein codes for the protein MKIDGSCHCGKITLTAEVDPATAMTCHCVDCQILAGGPCRTGIPSAAENVTVEGEPNEYIKMAESGRKRVQGFCGVCGTSLYAADENKTRFIIRMGFLNQREQLTPTKHIYQDSSASWLKGIEQQQWFARMP